GGTGTCCTGTGGTCGTCGGGCAGCGGCGATCCCCGCAACGACGGTTACGGCTCCGTGCAGAACGGCGCGGTGGAAGTGTCGATCGAGGACGACGGCGCAATCCTGCTGGGCCGCCCCGACGCCCCACGGACCGTCGACCTGTTCGAGGACCCGCTGTGCCCCTACTGCGCCGAACTCGAACACAAGCACTCGCAGGAGCTCGCCCAGGCGATCGACGACGGCCAATTGGCGATCCGGTACCGGATGCTCGCTTTCCTCGACCGGGCGTCGAGCAGCGGCGACTACTCGACCCGCGCGGTGGCGGCGGCGCAGTGCGTCGCCGAGAGCGGCGATGCCCGCGCGTTCTCCGCATTCCACGACGCCCTGCTGTCGCCCGACAACCAACCGGCCGAGGGTGGCGACGGTGACATCGACAACGCGGGTCTCGCGCAGATGGCGCGCGACGCGGGTGCCTCCGAGGACGTCGCGCAGTGCATCACCGACGGCGCCCGGATCGATCAGGCCTCGGCCGACGCGGAGGCGGGACGCCGTCTGCTCGCGACGACCGGAGCGGCCGGCACGCCGGCTGTCGTGTACGAGGGGACCGTTATCGACGCCCTCGGCGACGAGAACTGGGTGACCGAACTCGTCGGATAGACGGAGCGGTGGCGGGAGCTGCGCACGGTGCGTGCTCCCGCCACAGTCACGCTGTCTACCAGCCGATTTGTTGGCGTCGAGCGCTATGGTGTAGTTTTCTTTCAGCGCGAAGGGGTCAACCGGAGCGCAACGGTACAACCGAATACGGGGCTATGGCGCAGCTGGTAGCGCACCACACTGGCAGTGTGGGGGTCAGGGGTTCGAGTCCCCTTAGCTCCACAAGATCGCTACAGGCGAGAGTTCACGCTCTCGCCTGTAGTCTTCGGTGGCGGTCCCCGTCAGGGCCGTGCAAGGGGCTATGGCGCAGCTGGTAGCGCACCACACTGGCAGTGTGGGGGTCAGGGGTTCGAGTCCCCTTAGCTCCACGTAAGTTGAGAAAATCGAAACCTGCCCCGCCTGAGTGCGGGGCAGGCTCGTTTCTGCGGTCACAGGCTCGGGGATGTCGGTGTTGACGTGATCCGGGTCGGCCTGACACGCCGAGCAGCGAGCTTGGCGGAAGGATCGACCATGACGGAAACACTGGAGCCCATGGCGGACGAGATGAACCAGCTGGAGTTGGCGCAGCAACTACTGGCCCAGGCCGAGGAACAAGGCGTCTAACTGATGGGCCCGAACGGACTGCTCGGGCAGTTGACGAAGACCGTGCTCGAAACCGCACTCGACGCTGAGGAACGAGCCGACGAGAGTGTCGACGCGGTCGAGGTTCAGCCCGGCGACGAATTCGTCAAACGGGTGCAGGACATCAGCGAGGATCACCCCGTGTTAGACCTGAGTTCCACGAGTTGACGTCGTTTCTAGCCAATTCGTTAGGATCGCTGCAGGTCACGAGTTCGAGCATGTGGCGCGCGGGTCACTAATCGAGCGGAGTTTGGGGGTGGTGGATCTGTACGTGGTGCAGTGCAAGACCGCCTCCGGGGCCATCGGCGTGCAGATCTGGGAGAAGATCCGCGGTCGGCGCCAGATGATCGCGCACATCGGCTCGGCTCACACGCCGGCGAGCTTGCGGCATTGATCGAGATTGCTAAGCAACGAATCAACGCTAACCAGCACGAACTCGATCTCGGGCTGGAGGATCGAGCCTCGGCGGTGGTCCGAGGTGAGATAGTTTTGAGCCACCCACCGGATGGCTCTCGGGCATCAGAAGTTACCGTTGGATACAGTTCACTTGGCCTCCCCGAAACCATAACCGAGAGATTCAAGAACGAGGCAGGCCAGACGTTTAGCCGATCAAGGATAAAGTGATACAGCAATGCCAACCACATTGACAGTTGATAACGAAACAGTCGAAGCTCTTGTCGAGAAACTCTCCAACGACCGCTATTTTCTCGCCGAATATCCCGCAGACCACGCTGCCTTTATCCTCTTTACGAGTCAAACACAATAAAACTCCTTGCCGCCGCTTATGGGTCTCAGCGTGAGGATAACGTCGGCGACATCCACCCCAAGACGTTTGGGATTCTAAAAGCGGTAGTCAACAACACTTGGCTCGACAACCGGGAAGACCAACCCGGCGAACCTGTCGCAGGGGTGATCCAGTGCGACCTCGAGGCGAAGTCCGCAACCGTGACCTACCACCTCGGCAACGAAGCCGAGGCCTGGCGCTTCAACGATGACAACTCCATGGAGCTTCGAGCCGCGCTGGCCCCCTGACCCGACCCCCACTGAGAGGACTTGGCATGCCCGCTCCCCAGACGACTGACCCGACAGCGCTGCTCGGCCGGTGGGAATTGACCGGCTTCTCCGAACAGGACGCCGGACACCGCTCGGGCAGCTACGCGATCATCTTCCGCGACCGTTCGCTCTACACCCCGGAAACCATCTCCCCCGCCGGAGGCGAAACGCTCGAGATCACCGACTCCGACGGCGAGGTCCACTTCTCGATGCGAGGCGGCGCCAAGGTCCCCTGGACCTCCGCCGAGAAGGAGCAGGGCGTCCTGACCGACTCGATCGAGGACCAGGACGGACGCATCGTCAGCAGCGTGGCGCCATACCTCCGCATGGAGCGACTCGTGGACGGCACCTGGGTGAGCAAGTACTCCGACAGCGACCTCGACATGAACAGCAACCTGTTCACCGACGGCCCCGACCTCATCCTGATGGTCACCACCATCGTCGACGAACTCTACGTCACCAAATACTTCTACCGCTTCTCCCCAGCCTGAGCATTCCGTGCGACCATTACAGGCTCTTCCCAGATGACGGTGTAGGTCGGCCGGGCGCGTCGGTCCGCAGATAGACGTCGAGGTCTCCCGACGATGGAGGTTCCTACGCCATCCATCCGAAAGACCTCGACGTGTCCGACGCTACCCCGCCGGCCGGCTTCGGCCGCCCTGACCTGACCGCCTTCGCGGCTCATCCCAATCGACCCTGATCGGGTCTGCTGACCTCCTCGACGAGAACGCAGCGACATCACAGCCACCCGACCCCGACCGTCCGGGAAGCCGGGGCACGTCACATGGCCTGTGCTGCGGGCGTGTCGAGTGGGTCGTCCAGGGGCGACGCAGGAGCGTCGACGCGACGTGCTGAGAGGTGGTTCCAACCGAGCGCTAGGACACCGGCTACAGGCATGGCGATAGGTCAGGAACGGCGTCGCTCCCTGCGCAGGAGGGAGCGCAGAGTCTCGGCGTTCGCGTAGCCGACCCGTAGCGCGATCTCGGCGGAGGTGAGGTCCGTGGTTGCTGAGAGGTGCCGAGCTCGTTCGATGCGAAGCCGTTGGACGAAGCCGAGCGGAGTGAGGTTGAGCGCCGCACGGACTCGTCGTTCGAGGGTCCGCCGGCTGGTGCCGAGCGACTGCGCGACGAAGGCGACGTTGAACGGTTCGTCCAGGCGGGCGCGCACGAAGCGTTCGAACTCGACGACGATCGGGTCCTCGTGCCGGAGATGTTCGTAGGCGACGAAGGCCGCCTGCGACGGACGCTCGTCGATGATGAGGAGCTTGGCGACATATTGGGCCAGGTCGGGGCTGATCGATCGCACGAGTGAGAGCGCGAGGTCGATGTGGGCGAACGCGGCGCCGGCGGTGACGAGGTTCCCGTCGACCACGACCATGGTGTCGAGATCGAGGGCGACGGTCGGATAGCGCTTCAGGAACTCCGGCCCCAGGAACCAGCTGGTCGTCGCCCGCCGATGATTCATCCGTCCGGTCTCGGCGACGGCGAACACGCCGGTGCACGCCGCGGCGATCCGGGTGGTCGCGTCGTCGAGGCGCCCGAGTGAGGCGATGACCGAACGTGCATCTCGGCTCTGGAGGGCGTCGTTGGTAGCGGCGGCCGTGAGGGTTCCAAGCGCAGGGACGATGACCACGTCGAACTCTCCGGACTCCGACAGCGGGTGGTCTACCGACAGGGTCATCGATGCCGTCGTGGTCACTCGCCGTTTCGGTCCGAGGATGGCGAGTTCGATCGGGTCGATCCGCGGGTCGACATCGCCGCGGGCTCCGTCGGCCACCCGCACGATGTCGATGACCGACGCGACAGCCGAACCGAAGCAGCCGTCGATCGCGATCAGTCCGATACGCATGGCGCGAACAATAGCAATACTGTCGTATACGCCACTCCCCACCGGCCCTCGCTCGTCATACGCTGAACTCGCCCCACGAAGAACCCCGACTTCAAGGAGAACCCCTCATGTCCACACCAGCATCACTTCCGTATGCATTCGTCGCCAAGATCGTCGCGGCCGATGGACAGCACGACGCGCTCGCCGATCTGCTCGCCGGCGCTGTCGCACTCGCCAACGAAGAAGTAGGAACGATTGTCTGGTTCGCGGCTAGGACCCACGCCGACACCTTCTGGATCTTCGATGCATTCCCCGACGAGGCCGCTCGCGACGCCCACGCCAACGGCGCCATCGTCGCAGCCCTGATGGCCAACCAGCACCTCCTCGGCGCAGCACCCGAGATCCTGGCGGCCGACGTCCTCGCGTCCAAGCTCCCGTAGTCCGCCAACGCACGAGACGATCGCGCCCCGCCGAGCCGTCGGACCCGACCGCCTCGACACCCGCACCACGTTGACGATCCCCGACGGGCCGATCACGAGGAGGCCAGGCAACACCAGGCGCAAGCCTGGAGCGGCACTGTTTCACCGGTGGTCATCGAGAGAGCCAGCGCGGTTCCATGGCAGCGCAACTGTGTCAACTTGCCCTCCGTCCCGCGAGGCGCCGTGGGCGGGTCGTGGTTGCGATCCGTTGCCGTGACGGGAGACGCGTTGCGCGTCGCAGCGATGACGGGTCGTTGGCGAAAGAGGAATGCTTGGCCGCGATGCGCCGCCACAGGTCCCACGCCCGCGCGGGACCTTCGTCGAGTCTGGCCGCATTGTGGTGGGTGCCGTCGTCGGAGTTCTCTGTGAGCGAACCGATCGTGGCGAGCACGAGGTCGTCGGGACCGAGGTCGACGCCGCCGGGCACGCCGCCCTTTGTCCAGTGGATGCGGGTGGCCTGTTTACGGTCGCCGTCGAAAACGAAGTCGATGTCGGTGACCTCGGTGGAGAACTCGAATCTCACGCCCTGGTCCAGGAGCCAGCGGTACATGGGCAGCACGAGCGATTCGTAGCTTTCTCGCTCAGGCCGAACTCATTGTTGGTGACGAACTCCTCGCCCTGCCGGTGTGTGACCCGGTTGAGTGAGTAGTTGGGGTCGTCTTTGTTGAGCCAGTAGAACTCGTCGAGGACGGATCCGTCGACCTCGAGCGACGGGATGGTGCGGAACAGATCCCAGAGGCACTCCATGTGGTCTTCCATCTCGCGCCCGCCGCGGATGACAAACCCTTTGTCCGGCTTCTTGATACCGTCCAGCGCGCCGCCGGGCAGGTCCAGGCGCTCGAGGATTGTGATCTTGTCGCCGGAGAGTTGCCCGTCGCGGATCATGAACACCGCCGAGGCCATCGAGGTGAGCCCGGCGCCGACGAACCAGGCGGTCTTGTTCTCGACTCCCTCGGGCTTGCGGGGGCGGGCGAAGGCTTCGTAGTTTCCACTGCTGTAGTACATCTGGCTTGCACGTCCTCTCGTGGACTGTTCTGCCGCGGTCGTGGGTCAGTTGTAGGTGTAGAAGCCCTCGCCGGTGGCGACGCCCAGCTTGCCGTGGTCGATGTACTCGCTCTTCAGCCAGGCCGCGAGCGCCTGGTCCTCCTCCCCGCCGTGGGCGAGGATGTTGTACGGGGTGGCCAGGCCGATGACATCGGTGATCTGGAAGGGGCCCATCGGCGCTCCCGTGCCGATCCGCCACACGTTGTCGATGTCCTTCGGCTCGGCGTATCCGCCGGCGGCGAGTGCGTACCCGGCGTTGAGGAACGGCACCAGTAGCGAGTTGAGGACGTAGCCGGACTTCTCCTTGTACACGGGGATCGGAACCATCCCGATGTTGCCGGCGAAGGCGACGACCTCGTCGAACACGGCCGGATCGGTGTCGGCGGTGCCCATCACCTCGGCGGTGTTGAACTTCCAGACCCGGTTCGCGAAGTGCAGCGCGAGGAACTTGGCGGGGCGTCCGGTGGAGTCCTTGAGGTCGCTGGGCAGAAGTGTCGACGAGTTCGTTGCGAAGATCGTCTTCTCCGGTGCGAGCTCGCCGAGCCTTCGGTAGGTGTCCTGCTTGATGGACAGTACCTCGGGGATCGCCTCGATGACCAGATCCGCGTCCGCGACCGCGTCGGCGAGGTCGGAGGAGAACCGGACGCGGGTGAGCGCCTCGTCCGCTTTCCCCTCGGCTGCCCCCGCGACTCCGTCGTCCTTGTAGGTGGTGACGAGAGCGTCGAACCGCTTCTTGGCTGCCTCGGTGGCGTCGCTGCTGATGTCATATGCGGTGACCTGGAAGCCGCTGTAGGCGGTCTGGAAGGCGATCTGGGTGCCGAGGACTCCGGTTCCCAGGACGGTCACGTGTGTGATGTTGCTCATTGTTCTGTTTCCTTCATTCCTTCTCGGGCGGCGGATCCGGCCGCCGGGGTGTGTGCAGCACGCCGGTCACGATGAGCGTGACCTGACGTCTGAGGTCGTCGATCGCGTCAGCCTCGGGGATGTCCGAGGCCGTCATCCGAGCGATCGCGAGATGAGTGACGGCGAACAGCGAGGATCCTGCGACGCGTGCCTCCCCGTCGCTGAGGGTCGGAGCGGCGCGTCGTAGCGCGTCGGAGAGGGACGCCTCGAGCTCGAAGATCAACGCCATGCCCTCGGCCCGGAACTTCGCGTCGTGAGGGCCGAACAGCAGCTCCCGCTGGTACGCAGCACTGTTCTCCGGCTCACGTGCGGCAGCGACGACGAGCGGGTGCAGGCGGGCGAAGACCGCGGCGGCAGGATCCGGCGTCAACGCCGCACGCGCGGCGCCCTCATCTATCGATGCCCGGAGTGCCTCGTTGTAGACCATGAGCAGCAACTCGCTCTTGGTCGCTGCGTACCGGAACAAGGTCCCCGCTGCGACCCCGGCCGCGGCGGACACCTCCTGCGTCGTCACTGCGGAGAACCCGCGCGCACGCAACAGGTCGGACGCGGCGCGAAAGATTCGCTCCCGCTTGAGCCGCATGTTCTGCTCGCGGCGGGACTCTATCTCCCGAACGCCCGGGCGCCGTCCGCGCTCTGAAAGCTGCTGCACCTCGCTCACATTAATGAGCGTACTCATTTTTTTGCGGACCGCAAAGGGCGTACGCACGCGATCGGCGACAGGCGTGGCCGGTGTTGTGGTTCTTCACTATGGATCTCGTGGACCGGTTGGTCTGACTCCTTGATGGGCGTGACGGTCTCGGCTCGGTGGGCGCAGGATGGGTCTGGTGGGCGGGTCTGGCTCACGGCTCTTCTGACGCCACTGCAGGTTGGTGGCTGTCCTGTCTGCGACGTGTCGACCGGCTCGGCTCACTCGTTTGAGTGCAGCCCGGCGGGCCGTCATGTCCTGATAGGAGTCTGGCGAGATCCCCGATAGTGAACTGACTGACGCCCGGCCGGACTGCGCACCCGACAAGATGGAAGGGCGCAGTCCCATGGTGAATCAGGATCACCTCGAGGTCTACGGCGGAATCGATACCCACGCCGACACCCACCACGTCGCAGCGATCGATGCCACCGGACGACGACTGGCAGATGTACAGGTCCCAGCGACCGCGGCCGGCTACCAGGCGGCGTTGCGGTTCCTGCGGTCCTGGCCTGGGCTGGTGAAGGTAGGCATCGAGTGCACCGGCTCGTACGGGGCTGGGGTCAGTCGTGCGATGCAGGTCGCGGGCATCGCGGTCAGTGAGGTCAACCGCCCCAACCGGTTCGATCGCCGGATTCGCGGCAAGAGCGATCCCTTCGACGCCTATTCGGCCGCTGAGGCGGTGCTGTCGGGTCGAGCCAGCGCCGCACCCAAGGGTGGCGATGGGTTGGTGGAGTCGCTCCGGGTGCTGCGCACCTCGAGGTCGTCTGCACTGACCGCCAGGACAGCGACGATCAACCAGATCAAGGGCATGCTGATCACGGCGCCAGAGGAGCTGCGTTCGCGTTACCGGGGCCTGTCGAACACCAAGTTGATCGCTGCGCTGGCGGCGTCACGACCGACACCTGCGCCGGTGACCGCAGCCGAGGCCACGGCCTACAGCCTGCGGCTGCTGGCGCGGCGCTGGCAAGCACTGACCGAGCAGATCGAGGACTTGTCCGGGCACCTGCAACGGCTACTCGAAGACCATGCCCCGGACCTGATGAGCGTCTTCGGCTGCGGCCGAGACACCGTGGCGCAGCTGCTGATCACCGCCGGCGACAACCCTGACAGGCTACGCTCGGAAGCCGCGTTCGCGGCACTGGCCGGAGCCTGTCCGATACCGGCGTCGTCGGGCAAGACCAACCGTCACCGACTCAACCGCGCAGGCGACCGGCAGGCGAACTCAGCGCTCTACCACATCGTGCTCGTGCGGCTGCGCTACGACCAGCAGACCCGTAACTACGCGACACGACGGATCGCGGAAGGCAAGACGAAGATGGAAATCATCCGCTGCCTGAAACGGTATCTCGTTCGGCAGCTCTATCCACTCATCGTCCAGACGCTGCAGCCTCGACGCCAAACGACCGCCGCTTGACAGCAAGTCAATAGGAGTGTCGCGCAGTTGAGGGGGTGGGTGGCTGAGCGCGTCGGTCGCCGGATGAAAGTCGAGGCCTTCCGATGATGGAAGCTCTCACACTGACCATCCGCCGGAAGACCTCGACGTGCACCACGCTACCTTCGCGACCCCCGACCTGACCGTCTTCTTCCACCTCGACGAGCTCGGTCTTGTGGCCGTCGGTCAGCTGCTCGAGCCGGATCGCGCGGTGATCGAGTGCCGCGTCGCCGAGCCGGACCCGTGGTGCCGGGGATGCGGTAGCCGGGCGCTCTCGCGCGGGACGGACACGCGGCGTCTCGCCCACGAGACATCCTCGCGTTCTTCGACCGGACCGGCACGTGCAACGGCCCGACCGGGACCGTCAACGGGTGCCTGGAGCGCCTCCGCGGCTCGGCCCTGAACTTCCGGAACCTGACGAACCTCATCCGGTCGAGACAGCTGAGGAAGGCTCCGCCTCGGTGCGCCTGGTGGACACGCACGCTTCCGAATAGCCCTGTGGCTCGGGACCATCCGTCCAGCGCTGGGGCGAGTTTCGACAAGCCTCCCGCTAGGTCCACCGTTCGGAAGACATTCCTCGCGGGAGACTTCCTCGCAGCAGCTCTTCTTGTCGTTCTGCAGCGGCCCCGCGCGTCGCGAGGCCGCTGCATTCTCACGATCTCAGCCCGCCGAGCCGGTGGACGTGTACAGCGTCATGCCCCAACCCACCGTCGTGCGCTCGGGTTCCGCGAGGCCGGCCGCCTCGAACAGTGCCAGGTGGTCCTCGTGCGTACGACCACCGCCGCCGCTGAGCGCGAAGTCGACGAGATCGTCCTCGTAGTCGTGCTCACCGGCGATGTCGTCGAGCACAGTGCCGAAGACGAGGACCCGGCCGTCCGGATTCAGTCCCGCCGCCGCCTGCTGCAGCACGTGCACGGCGTCGGCATCGGGCAGTTCGTTCAACCGCCCGGTCAGCAGCACCGCGTCGACCGGTTCGGGGCGGGTTTCGAGCATGCTGCCCGGCGTATAGGCGACGCGCTCGTGCTCGCCGTGGACGCGACGCAGGACCTCGATCTCCGACGGCGCGGCCACCACGGTCGCCCGTACCCACGGATTCGCCGTGACGAGGGCGTGGGCGTAGGAACCGGCGGCCTCACCGGAGACCGCGATCGTGGAGACATCGGAGGGCACCTTCGCCGCGAGGGCACTGGCGAAGTAGACGGCCATTTCGGCTTCCTGCTCGTACCGATCCGTCAGGAGAGCGGTGTCGTCTGTGACGCGCTGCGCGAAGCTCTTGCCGAACCGATGTGCGTCGTCCCCGCGACCCGTGCGGACGGCAGCGAGCAGTGCGAGCATGCCCGCCAGTTCCCGCTGCGCGTGCACACCGTCGAGTCGCAGTTCCTCGAGGTGGTGGTCGTCCTCGAGTTCACGGCCGACGCCGGTGAGCCGGAACCGGCCCTCGCCCAGATCCTCGGCCACCCCCACGGCGACGAGATAACGGAGAAGTTTGCCCAGACCGGTGCGGTCGGTCCCTGTCTTGGCCACGAGTTCGTCGAGGGTGCGCGGCGACGCGTCGAAGGCCGTCGCCAGTCCGATGGTCGCTGCGACCCGCAGCGCGAAACCCGGTGCGATCTCGGCCAATTCGTCGAAACGGTCGCGTTCGTCCTCGGTCGCCTCGAAATCGGGCAGGGAGGCGTCGGCCTCCGACACCGCGACTTCCTGACGACGCCAGTAGCCGGTGACCTCCACCTGTTCCTTCGGCAGGCCCTTCTCATTGCGCAGCCACCGCCGGATCGGGGTGAGCGTGAGGGCCTCACCGGCCACCCACGCGAAGACCGTGCCGTCCCACCACTCGGCGGCCCGGAGGGCATCGAACAACAGGGTGGTCGTGCCCGGCTCGGCGCCGTCGCGGCTCAGCCAGGTCAGCTCCACACCGGCGGGAACGGGAAGATCCTGCCGATTCGAGTCGTCGGCGATCTCGACGAAGATCCGGCCGCGTGCACCCTCCGGCCAGTTCTCGAGCCAGCGCCCGATGGCCGGCAGCGCCGTCTCGTCGCCTGCCACGAGCGTCCAGTCCACGCCCTGCGGGTGTCCGGCCGACGACTTCGGTCCGGCGATCTGGATGGTCTCACCGGGTTCCGCGCGGTACGACCAGCTCGACGCGGGACCCACGCCGTGGCGCACGAAGTCCACGTCGATCTCGCCGGCGACCGGATCCCAGCGCCGGACGGTGTAGGTGCGCATGAGCAGCTTCGGATCGCGCGGCCAGTTCACCACGCCGTCAGCCTGGGTGGGGCCGAGGGCCTCGTCGAGTTCGGGATGCTTGAACATCAGCTTGAACTCGTCGTCCACACCGTCGGACCGGAACGCCT
This window of the Rhodococcus pyridinivorans genome carries:
- a CDS encoding DsbA family protein; this encodes MSAKKVSSGKYTPQPTSNRVTYILGGIAILVIGALVIGGVLWSSGSGDPRNDGYGSVQNGAVEVSIEDDGAILLGRPDAPRTVDLFEDPLCPYCAELEHKHSQELAQAIDDGQLAIRYRMLAFLDRASSSGDYSTRAVAAAQCVAESGDARAFSAFHDALLSPDNQPAEGGDGDIDNAGLAQMARDAGASEDVAQCITDGARIDQASADAEAGRRLLATTGAAGTPAVVYEGTVIDALGDENWVTELVG
- a CDS encoding GlxA family transcriptional regulator gives rise to the protein MRIGLIAIDGCFGSAVASVIDIVRVADGARGDVDPRIDPIELAILGPKRRVTTTASMTLSVDHPLSESGEFDVVIVPALGTLTAAATNDALQSRDARSVIASLGRLDDATTRIAAACTGVFAVAETGRMNHRRATTSWFLGPEFLKRYPTVALDLDTMVVVDGNLVTAGAAFAHIDLALSLVRSISPDLAQYVAKLLIIDERPSQAAFVAYEHLRHEDPIVVEFERFVRARLDEPFNVAFVAQSLGTSRRTLERRVRAALNLTPLGFVQRLRIERARHLSATTDLTSAEIALRVGYANAETLRSLLRRERRRS
- a CDS encoding putative quinol monooxygenase, with the translated sequence MSTPASLPYAFVAKIVAADGQHDALADLLAGAVALANEEVGTIVWFAARTHADTFWIFDAFPDEAARDAHANGAIVAALMANQHLLGAAPEILAADVLASKLP
- a CDS encoding 3-hydroxyacyl-CoA dehydrogenase; translation: MSNITHVTVLGTGVLGTQIAFQTAYSGFQVTAYDISSDATEAAKKRFDALVTTYKDDGVAGAAEGKADEALTRVRFSSDLADAVADADLVIEAIPEVLSIKQDTYRRLGELAPEKTIFATNSSTLLPSDLKDSTGRPAKFLALHFANRVWKFNTAEVMGTADTDPAVFDEVVAFAGNIGMVPIPVYKEKSGYVLNSLLVPFLNAGYALAAGGYAEPKDIDNVWRIGTGAPMGPFQITDVIGLATPYNILAHGGEEDQALAAWLKSEYIDHGKLGVATGEGFYTYN
- a CDS encoding TetR/AcrR family transcriptional regulator, translated to MSEVQQLSERGRRPGVREIESRREQNMRLKRERIFRAASDLLRARGFSAVTTQEVSAAAGVAAGTLFRYAATKSELLLMVYNEALRASIDEGAARAALTPDPAAAVFARLHPLVVAAAREPENSAAYQRELLFGPHDAKFRAEGMALIFELEASLSDALRRAAPTLSDGEARVAGSSLFAVTHLAIARMTASDIPEADAIDDLRRQVTLIVTGVLHTPRRPDPPPEKE
- a CDS encoding IS110 family transposase yields the protein MVNQDHLEVYGGIDTHADTHHVAAIDATGRRLADVQVPATAAGYQAALRFLRSWPGLVKVGIECTGSYGAGVSRAMQVAGIAVSEVNRPNRFDRRIRGKSDPFDAYSAAEAVLSGRASAAPKGGDGLVESLRVLRTSRSSALTARTATINQIKGMLITAPEELRSRYRGLSNTKLIAALAASRPTPAPVTAAEATAYSLRLLARRWQALTEQIEDLSGHLQRLLEDHAPDLMSVFGCGRDTVAQLLITAGDNPDRLRSEAAFAALAGACPIPASSGKTNRHRLNRAGDRQANSALYHIVLVRLRYDQQTRNYATRRIAEGKTKMEIIRCLKRYLVRQLYPLIVQTLQPRRQTTAA
- a CDS encoding siderophore-interacting protein, with the protein product MARSLRPLEVFPITTRYLKVLRVTDVSPGMRRVTLGGEQLRAHVAPNGFPVEAFRSDGVDDEFKLMFKHPELDEALGPTQADGVVNWPRDPKLLMRTYTVRRWDPVAGEIDVDFVRHGVGPASSWSYRAEPGETIQIAGPKSSAGHPQGVDWTLVAGDETALPAIGRWLENWPEGARGRIFVEIADDSNRQDLPVPAGVELTWLSRDGAEPGTTTLLFDALRAAEWWDGTVFAWVAGEALTLTPIRRWLRNEKGLPKEQVEVTGYWRRQEVAVSEADASLPDFEATEDERDRFDELAEIAPGFALRVAATIGLATAFDASPRTLDELVAKTGTDRTGLGKLLRYLVAVGVAEDLGEGRFRLTGVGRELEDDHHLEELRLDGVHAQRELAGMLALLAAVRTGRGDDAHRFGKSFAQRVTDDTALLTDRYEQEAEMAVYFASALAAKVPSDVSTIAVSGEAAGSYAHALVTANPWVRATVVAAPSEIEVLRRVHGEHERVAYTPGSMLETRPEPVDAVLLTGRLNELPDADAVHVLQQAAAGLNPDGRVLVFGTVLDDIAGEHDYEDDLVDFALSGGGGRTHEDHLALFEAAGLAEPERTTVGWGMTLYTSTGSAG